Part of the Bacteroidia bacterium genome is shown below.
ACCATAGCAGGATCTGTATACTCAGCTTCTGCTTTACTCTCATCGTACAAAGACTCCTCAGCACCTGAAAATACTCCCAATTCTCCTTCTACAGTAACATTGCGCTTGTGAGCATAATCAACAACTTTTTTAGTTAGGGCAATATTCTCTTCAAATGGCAAGGTAGAACCATCAATCATTACAGATGAAAAACCGCTATCGATTGCCTCAACACACTGTTCAAATGATTTACCGTGATCTAAATGGAGTACTAAAGGAATCTTTTTCCCACTATTGGCTACCCTTTCAACTGCAGCTTTAGCTAAGTTGGCAACCATCTCTTTACCTATTTGTTCTAACAAGTTGGGAGATGCCAACATAATAACTGGTGACTCTTTAGCAATTGCTGCATCAATGATTGCATTTAATTGCTCAATTGAGATGAAAACAAATGCTGGAACAGCGTAGTTGTTTTTATAAGCATCTTTAAACATCTCATTGGTATTCACCAAACCCAAATCTTCATACTTATACATCTATACTTCTCCTTAAGGATTATTTATTTCAATTATAGTTGCCTTAAGTATAAGACATTATTCTTATATCGCCTATCAAATTGATATACCACTAAGAAAGCTTTTTTAATGGTATAATCATCTTTAGGGGCTAATTATTTTTGTAAAATATATCTAGATCCCCTTCTAGAAACAAAGGTAGTTTTTGGTTTACTATCTTCTCTATGAATATTGTGCTTCTTATTTTTCTTCATCTAGCAGCTCTAGTAGGGGGTCTAATTTTTATTAGGTTAAAAGCGCCTGCTGGAGCCTTAGTTGGTTCAATGGCCTTTGTTGTCCTTTTCTTATTTATAACTAAAGTTGAGATAAACTATTACTTCAC
Proteins encoded:
- a CDS encoding ketose-bisphosphate aldolase, producing the protein MYKYEDLGLVNTNEMFKDAYKNNYAVPAFVFISIEQLNAIIDAAIAKESPVIMLASPNLLEQIGKEMVANLAKAAVERVANSGKKIPLVLHLDHGKSFEQCVEAIDSGFSSVMIDGSTLPFEENIALTKKVVDYAHKRNVTVEGELGVFSGAEESLYDESKAEAEYTDPAMVKEFVEKTGVDSLAISIGTNHGLVKMQPKADGTLPELRFDILQEVERILPNFPIVLHGASTIEQKYVDMINQYGGEIKKSIGTPEDQVAKAVKMAICKVNIATDGWIAALALTRKILSENKSAIDSRIFTLEVRKLLKEIYEHKIELLGSANRI